In Amycolatopsis coloradensis, one genomic interval encodes:
- a CDS encoding DUF349 domain-containing protein, translating to MAQENTSTGTPAPHPVPHALGGGHPAPPVPPAEPSPSAWGRVDDEGTVYVTTPDGERAVGVWQAGSPDEGLLHYARRFDDLRTEVELLETRLESGAGDPKHALATATQLRDGLAEAAVVGDIAALSGRIEQVIAHAEKALASAKQEREEARAAAVVRKQALADEAEKLAAESTQWKAAGDRLRAILDEWKTVKGVDRKTDDELWKRFSKAREAFNRRRGSHFAELDKQRAGAKHRKEELIAEAEALSESSDWGETAGRYKDLMTEWKAAGRAPKDSDEALWQRFRAAQDKFFARRSAVFSERDAEFATNAQQKEELLVEAEKIDPAANLDAAKQHMRRIQDQWDEIGKVPRERIRELDGRLKAVQDAIKSAEDSKWRRTDPEAQARAAQFRERVEQFESQAAKARAAGDERRAKKADEQAAQWREWLDAAEAAIADR from the coding sequence ATGGCCCAGGAGAACACGTCCACCGGTACCCCGGCACCGCACCCGGTACCGCACGCGCTCGGTGGCGGGCACCCCGCACCCCCCGTGCCGCCCGCCGAGCCCAGCCCGTCCGCTTGGGGCAGGGTCGACGACGAAGGAACGGTCTACGTCACCACACCCGACGGCGAGCGCGCGGTCGGTGTCTGGCAGGCCGGGAGCCCGGACGAGGGTCTGCTCCACTACGCGCGCCGCTTCGACGACCTGCGCACCGAGGTCGAGCTGCTGGAAACCCGGCTGGAGTCCGGCGCGGGCGATCCGAAGCACGCCCTGGCGACGGCCACGCAGCTGCGTGACGGCCTCGCCGAAGCCGCCGTCGTCGGCGACATCGCCGCGCTGAGCGGACGCATCGAGCAGGTCATCGCCCACGCCGAGAAGGCGCTGGCCTCGGCCAAGCAGGAGCGTGAAGAAGCCCGCGCGGCAGCCGTCGTCCGCAAGCAAGCCCTCGCCGACGAGGCCGAGAAGCTCGCCGCCGAGTCGACCCAGTGGAAGGCCGCCGGCGACCGGCTGCGCGCCATCCTGGACGAGTGGAAGACCGTCAAGGGTGTCGACCGCAAGACCGACGACGAGCTGTGGAAGCGGTTCTCCAAGGCCCGTGAGGCGTTCAACCGGCGCCGCGGCTCGCATTTCGCCGAGCTCGACAAGCAGCGCGCGGGCGCCAAGCACCGCAAGGAAGAGCTGATCGCCGAGGCCGAAGCGCTCTCGGAGTCGTCGGACTGGGGCGAGACGGCGGGTCGCTACAAGGACCTGATGACCGAGTGGAAGGCCGCCGGCCGCGCCCCCAAGGACAGCGACGAGGCGCTCTGGCAGCGTTTCCGCGCCGCGCAGGACAAGTTCTTCGCCCGGCGGTCCGCGGTGTTCTCCGAGCGGGACGCCGAGTTCGCGACCAACGCGCAGCAGAAGGAAGAGCTGCTCGTCGAGGCCGAGAAGATCGATCCCGCGGCCAACCTCGACGCGGCGAAGCAGCACATGCGGCGCATCCAGGACCAGTGGGACGAGATCGGCAAGGTCCCGCGCGAACGCATCCGTGAGCTGGACGGGCGCCTCAAGGCCGTGCAGGACGCGATCAAGTCGGCCGAGGACAGCAAGTGGCGCCGGACCGACCCGGAGGCGCAGGCCAGGGCGGCGCAGTTCCGCGAGCGGGTCGAGCAGTTCGAGTCGCAGGCGGCGAAGGCCCGTGCGGCGGGCGACGAGCGGCGCGCGAAGAAGGCGGACGAGCAGGCCGCGCAGTGGCGTGAGTGGCTCGACGCGGCGGAAGCGGCTATCGCGGACCGCTGA